One Thalassotalea atypica DNA window includes the following coding sequences:
- a CDS encoding TonB-dependent receptor domain-containing protein, with product MNTKLKHFGLSSLAVAVLSGLTGVQASAQEADDEAIEEVVVKVSRLKGTASAVIEERKNQAFVADILGAEQISRTGDSDAAAALRRVTGLTLVDGKFIYVRGLGERYSSTQLNGAAVPSPDPTRTVIPLDLFPSSIIESLSVQKSYSPSMPAHFGGGNVDIRLKSIPTDFLFNIAGNIGGSSENSNNGLSYEGGDDDWYGIDDGTREAPSALKQLWRNYNNVGELSQEDNRAIAADLYKDYDPKSENPDPDFGLDLTVGNRFEVADFRYGFLTALSYDNEWQVSEEYEGQDYVLQPSGEYDLVRGFDDVVSTEHSVRWSGMFNFGVEYMRDHKIDFSSTILHDTRDQIKEKFGNTNNVLISDGLRVRDVEVAYEERELIVNQVRGQHNFPDYWFIGVDWKYSDSRSNRYAPGNISTRYILADENEDGIFDVQNESSLRNATTASRYTFQDLDDDVENAGFNVSLPLTFDTTEIELKTGADYIEKTREAFARRIDVNTLAFNNLDLTGYEMNEILNDDVVLNHPLTGSERLIRDTSVAGDDYLSAQKIDAYYFEADFFFDNTWRVSGGVRWEDFRQVVAPLDPATGQFDIPANPTEEDLAELAFQEDDVFGALALTYILDDTMQFRASYGETAIRPDIREVAPATYIDPLTEFPIGGTPSVRSTRIKNYDLRWEWYLDTGENVSVGLFYKDMEDPIESVQSPAQDGPPLIRIANAEEGEVYGIEVEFMKDFAFIGPFLGMDGNDFFMSGNVTLSDSEINIDTQSVVDQTGVSTTITNPSRRMTGHSEYVINLNLGYDHPNGNHTATLAYNVFGERIIIPGIDEKDDAYEQPFHSLDLVYTYYPTFATTLKLKVQNILDETKEIEFEDTLLRSETRGIGFDLSFKWEFD from the coding sequence ATGAACACTAAATTAAAGCACTTTGGATTATCGAGTTTAGCGGTAGCCGTGCTATCGGGCTTAACCGGTGTCCAAGCCAGTGCACAAGAAGCTGACGACGAAGCGATAGAAGAAGTCGTAGTAAAAGTCAGCCGTTTAAAGGGCACTGCCAGTGCTGTTATTGAAGAGCGCAAAAACCAAGCGTTCGTAGCAGACATCTTAGGTGCAGAACAAATATCTCGTACCGGTGATAGCGACGCAGCTGCGGCATTAAGACGTGTTACAGGTCTTACACTTGTTGACGGCAAATTTATTTACGTGCGTGGTTTAGGTGAGCGTTACTCAAGTACGCAACTAAATGGAGCAGCAGTTCCATCTCCAGATCCTACGCGAACCGTTATTCCTTTGGATTTATTCCCTTCTTCAATTATTGAGTCGTTATCTGTTCAAAAGTCGTACTCGCCTTCTATGCCTGCGCATTTTGGTGGTGGTAACGTCGATATACGCCTGAAGTCTATCCCGACTGATTTCTTGTTCAATATCGCCGGTAATATTGGCGGTAGCTCTGAAAACAGTAACAATGGTCTGAGCTACGAAGGCGGTGACGATGATTGGTATGGTATTGATGATGGCACACGTGAAGCGCCATCTGCATTAAAGCAGTTATGGCGCAACTACAATAATGTGGGTGAATTGTCTCAAGAAGACAACCGAGCAATCGCTGCTGATTTGTATAAGGATTATGATCCTAAGTCCGAAAATCCAGATCCTGATTTTGGTTTAGACTTAACCGTTGGCAATCGCTTTGAAGTGGCGGATTTTCGATATGGATTCTTAACCGCTCTCTCATATGATAACGAGTGGCAAGTATCTGAGGAATATGAAGGCCAAGACTACGTGCTACAACCTTCTGGCGAATACGATTTAGTGCGTGGTTTTGATGATGTTGTTTCTACTGAGCACTCAGTTAGGTGGTCAGGCATGTTCAACTTTGGTGTTGAATACATGCGTGATCATAAAATCGATTTTAGCTCGACAATACTTCATGACACACGTGATCAAATCAAAGAGAAATTTGGTAATACAAATAACGTGTTGATCAGCGATGGTTTGCGTGTTCGTGATGTTGAAGTGGCGTATGAAGAACGTGAGTTGATTGTCAATCAAGTTCGAGGCCAGCATAACTTTCCTGATTATTGGTTTATCGGTGTTGACTGGAAATATTCTGATTCACGTTCTAATCGTTATGCCCCAGGTAATATTTCAACTCGTTATATACTAGCGGATGAAAATGAAGACGGCATCTTTGATGTACAAAACGAAAGTTCATTAAGAAATGCGACTACGGCATCAAGGTATACCTTCCAAGATCTTGATGATGATGTCGAAAACGCAGGCTTTAATGTCTCTTTACCGCTGACTTTTGACACTACAGAAATTGAGTTGAAGACAGGTGCTGATTATATCGAGAAAACGCGTGAAGCTTTTGCGCGTCGTATCGATGTTAACACCTTAGCATTTAATAACCTTGATTTAACGGGTTATGAAATGAACGAAATCTTAAACGATGATGTTGTGTTAAACCACCCATTAACAGGCAGTGAGCGTTTGATTCGCGATACCTCTGTTGCCGGTGATGATTACTTGTCAGCACAGAAAATTGATGCGTACTACTTTGAAGCTGACTTTTTCTTCGATAACACGTGGCGCGTAAGCGGTGGTGTTCGTTGGGAAGACTTCAGACAAGTGGTTGCGCCACTTGACCCTGCAACCGGTCAGTTTGATATTCCAGCAAACCCTACAGAAGAAGACTTGGCTGAACTTGCGTTCCAAGAAGATGATGTATTTGGTGCATTAGCCTTAACCTACATTCTTGACGACACCATGCAATTTCGTGCGTCTTACGGTGAAACAGCTATTCGTCCTGATATTCGTGAGGTTGCACCAGCGACTTACATCGATCCATTAACTGAGTTCCCGATCGGTGGTACGCCATCGGTACGCAGCACCCGTATTAAAAACTATGATCTTCGTTGGGAATGGTATTTAGACACCGGAGAAAACGTGTCAGTAGGTTTATTCTACAAAGACATGGAAGATCCGATTGAATCAGTACAATCTCCTGCACAAGATGGTCCGCCACTTATTCGTATCGCCAATGCAGAAGAAGGTGAAGTGTATGGGATTGAAGTAGAATTCATGAAGGATTTTGCTTTTATCGGTCCTTTCTTAGGTATGGATGGTAATGACTTCTTTATGTCAGGTAACGTGACATTAAGTGATTCTGAAATCAATATCGATACGCAAAGTGTTGTTGATCAAACAGGTGTATCTACTACCATCACTAACCCAAGTCGCCGCATGACAGGTCATTCTGAATATGTCATTAACTTAAACCTTGGTTATGACCACCCAAATGGTAATCACACCGCTACACTTGCATACAACGTGTTTGGTGAGCGTATTATCATTCCTGGCATTGATGAGAAAGATGATGCTTACGAGCAACCATTCCATTCACTAGATTTGGTGTACACCTACTACCCAACGTTTGCGACAACGCTAAAGTTAAAGGTGCAAAATATCTTGGATGAGACAAAGGAAATTGAATTTGAAGATACGTTATTACGCAGTGAAACGCGTGGTATTGGTTTCGATCTTTCTTTTAAATGGGAGTTTGATTAA
- a CDS encoding DUF3450 domain-containing protein → MKLSKLAQASLLIGTTSLWAGTVVAENSPQLEQVVNAGQEINQSAVKSQQKIDKIADQIQSKLQQFNVVNKEVDGLNVYISQMQKQVDNQLLELAQISESMEQVSIIERQISPLMARMIDTLEVFVSLDVPFLPEERSKRIASLKSMMERADIAVSEKFRRVLEAYQVEVDYGRTIEAYSDKLALNGNEMDVDFLRIGRVAFVYQTRDGANSGLWNSKTLSWDELDAGYRTDLNKALRIARKQLAPDLVIVPINVSE, encoded by the coding sequence ATGAAATTGTCTAAACTGGCACAAGCTAGTTTGCTGATAGGCACTACTAGTCTATGGGCAGGCACTGTTGTTGCTGAAAACTCACCGCAATTAGAACAAGTTGTTAATGCGGGTCAAGAAATCAACCAATCTGCTGTTAAATCTCAGCAAAAAATTGACAAAATCGCGGATCAAATCCAATCAAAACTACAGCAATTCAACGTTGTAAACAAAGAAGTTGATGGCTTAAACGTTTATATCAGCCAAATGCAAAAACAGGTTGATAACCAACTATTAGAGCTGGCGCAAATTTCTGAATCAATGGAACAAGTCAGCATCATCGAACGCCAAATATCACCATTGATGGCACGTATGATTGATACGTTAGAAGTGTTTGTTTCACTAGATGTCCCATTTTTACCTGAAGAACGCTCAAAACGAATTGCATCGTTAAAATCTATGATGGAAAGAGCTGATATCGCTGTATCTGAAAAGTTCAGACGCGTGCTAGAAGCCTACCAAGTGGAAGTTGATTATGGCCGTACTATCGAGGCCTACTCCGATAAATTGGCGTTAAACGGCAATGAAATGGACGTCGACTTCTTGCGTATTGGCCGCGTGGCGTTCGTCTATCAAACACGTGATGGCGCTAACTCAGGGTTATGGAATAGCAAAACTTTATCATGGGATGAGTTAGATGCTGGCTATAGAACTGATTTGAACAAAGCGTTGCGTATTGCTCGTAAGCAGCTTGCCCCTGATTTGGTGATTGTGCCAATTAACGTTTCTGAATAG
- a CDS encoding MotA/TolQ/ExbB proton channel family protein: MKKYLSTLFTTALVVSSASVFAQQASTLDELLAQLAEGRVAQTRQNKQREADFVARKSDQDKILSNAKNTRNDRILESTRLENKFQVNELALANNQDALNKRLGELKELFGVLQQVAGDTKSKFKNSVISAQIPNRGEFLDEFAQSMGSSSKLASIEEIEKIWFELQREMTESAKISRFEREVVLADGTKEQAQVTRIGNFNLVANGKYLEYINETGSVAELIRQPSGRYLGTAQDMTNASNSQVAFALDPTGGSILSLLVQAPDTQERIDQGGPVGYVILAIGVIGLLIAIERFFSLYLIGGRVNRQLKSKTVSNDNPLGRVLAVKDINKNADLETLELKLSERILQEVPKLTSRLTMIKIISVVAPLIGLLGTVTGMINTFQAITLFGTGDPKLMAGGISQALVTTVLGLVVAIPMVFISTMLNTRSRGIINILQQQSAGIVAERAEQGA; this comes from the coding sequence GTGAAAAAGTATCTATCTACCTTATTTACTACAGCGTTAGTTGTATCATCAGCGTCTGTATTTGCTCAGCAAGCTTCAACACTTGACGAATTATTAGCACAACTTGCAGAAGGAAGAGTGGCGCAAACTCGACAAAATAAGCAACGTGAAGCTGACTTTGTAGCCAGAAAATCAGATCAAGATAAGATTTTGTCTAATGCAAAAAATACGCGAAACGATCGAATTTTAGAAAGTACGCGCTTGGAAAATAAATTCCAAGTGAATGAATTGGCGTTAGCAAACAATCAAGATGCATTGAACAAGCGTTTAGGTGAATTGAAAGAGTTATTCGGTGTATTACAACAAGTCGCTGGCGATACCAAAAGCAAGTTTAAAAATTCCGTTATTTCTGCACAAATCCCAAATCGCGGTGAATTTTTAGATGAGTTCGCACAGTCTATGGGCTCATCTTCAAAGCTAGCGTCCATTGAAGAAATTGAAAAAATCTGGTTTGAATTACAACGTGAAATGACTGAAAGCGCTAAGATTTCGAGGTTTGAACGTGAGGTTGTATTAGCTGATGGCACTAAAGAGCAAGCTCAAGTGACACGTATTGGTAATTTCAACTTAGTTGCTAATGGAAAGTACTTAGAATACATCAACGAAACAGGCAGTGTTGCAGAGCTTATTCGTCAACCTTCAGGTCGTTATCTTGGTACTGCACAAGACATGACTAATGCAAGTAACAGCCAAGTGGCATTTGCACTAGACCCAACAGGAGGGTCAATTCTAAGCCTATTAGTGCAAGCGCCTGATACGCAAGAACGTATCGATCAGGGTGGCCCTGTTGGTTATGTCATACTAGCAATTGGCGTTATTGGTTTACTTATCGCTATCGAACGCTTTTTTTCACTTTACCTCATTGGCGGTCGAGTTAACCGTCAGTTGAAATCAAAAACTGTCTCTAATGATAATCCGTTGGGTCGGGTGCTAGCCGTTAAAGACATTAACAAAAATGCTGATTTAGAAACACTTGAATTAAAATTGTCAGAGCGAATTTTACAGGAAGTACCTAAGCTCACTTCTCGCTTAACCATGATTAAAATCATATCGGTTGTAGCGCCGTTGATCGGCTTATTGGGAACGGTTACTGGTATGATAAATACCTTCCAAGCGATTACATTGTTTGGTACTGGCGACCCTAAACTAATGGCTGGTGGTATCTCTCAAGCACTTGTTACTACTGTACTCGGTCTAGTCGTCGCCATTCCAATGGTATTTATCTCAACCATGCTAAACACCAGAAGCCGCGGCATCATCAATATTCTTCAGCAACAAAGTGCAGGCATCGTTGCTGAAAGAGCAGAGCAAGGAGCATAA
- a CDS encoding MotA/TolQ/ExbB proton channel family protein codes for MTLFIDMMNSIREFLDTGGQVLTVIAGVICLMWLLIFERVYFYLKTYRSIKQSIIANWNSRTERYSWNAEHIRMANVSRASELLNQNVALIQSLVVLCPLLGLLGTVTGMIQVFDVMAISGSGNARSMASGVSRATIPTMAGMVGSLSGVFVVTWLQRTSKRRTELLEDNLPMAH; via the coding sequence ATGACTTTATTCATCGACATGATGAATAGCATTCGTGAGTTTCTCGACACGGGCGGTCAAGTATTGACCGTCATTGCCGGTGTCATTTGCTTGATGTGGTTATTGATTTTTGAACGTGTCTATTTTTACTTGAAAACCTATCGTTCAATAAAACAAAGCATTATTGCTAACTGGAACAGCCGAACTGAACGTTATTCATGGAATGCTGAACATATTCGAATGGCCAATGTTTCAAGAGCATCTGAGCTACTCAACCAGAACGTAGCACTCATTCAATCATTAGTTGTACTTTGTCCATTACTAGGACTGCTAGGGACGGTAACGGGCATGATCCAAGTGTTTGATGTGATGGCCATATCAGGCAGTGGTAATGCCCGTTCAATGGCATCAGGCGTTTCACGGGCAACTATTCCTACGATGGCAGGTATGGTTGGTTCGTTATCTGGTGTATTTGTTGTCACATGGTTGCAACGCACATCAAAACGAAGAACAGAGCTTCTCGAAGACAATCTTCCAATGGCTCATTGA
- a CDS encoding ExbD/TolR family protein yields MRSQLAKVLQEQEEVEEINMTPMLDVVFILLIFFIVTASFVKEAGIEVNRPEAATAVKKERANILVAISDKGEIWINKRRVDVRAVQANIERLKAENPQGTVVIQADKKATTDILIKVMDSARAAGVFDVSIAAQEA; encoded by the coding sequence ATGCGCTCTCAATTAGCAAAAGTTTTACAAGAACAAGAAGAAGTCGAAGAAATTAACATGACGCCAATGCTGGATGTGGTCTTCATTCTATTGATTTTCTTCATCGTGACCGCTTCATTCGTTAAAGAAGCAGGTATTGAAGTTAACCGCCCAGAAGCGGCAACCGCAGTTAAAAAAGAACGCGCCAATATTTTAGTCGCGATTAGCGATAAAGGAGAAATTTGGATCAATAAACGTCGTGTTGACGTGCGCGCCGTGCAAGCAAATATTGAACGTTTAAAGGCTGAAAATCCACAAGGTACGGTTGTTATTCAAGCGGATAAAAAAGCAACTACAGATATCTTGATCAAAGTGATGGACTCTGCAAGAGCCGCTGGTGTATTTGATGTTTCAATCGCTGCACAAGAGGCTTAA
- a CDS encoding energy transducer TonB gives MTTIAMPESGISAMLKRYVPALAFAIVVTLFLLVGMKTLITGGNDVLTEPPRGNVLDFIRLKRDETVQKKARKPQKPPKPATPPPQMQPPQMQQSNPNSDAVSTSFNADIAVDAGLAGGLSLESGDGDYLPIVKVAPVYPRRAQSRGIEGYVIVEFTVSKNGSVKDAVVIEASPESIFDRAALDAALKFKYKPRVVDGEPMEVAGVQNKISFEIDG, from the coding sequence ATGACAACGATCGCAATGCCTGAGTCCGGAATTTCAGCCATGCTAAAACGCTACGTACCGGCATTAGCATTTGCTATTGTCGTGACGCTGTTTTTACTCGTGGGCATGAAAACCCTAATTACTGGTGGGAATGACGTATTAACTGAGCCACCAAGAGGTAATGTGCTCGACTTTATACGTTTAAAAAGAGACGAAACGGTACAAAAGAAAGCGCGTAAACCGCAAAAGCCACCCAAGCCTGCAACACCACCACCGCAAATGCAGCCACCACAAATGCAGCAAAGCAACCCGAATAGTGATGCGGTAAGTACATCATTTAATGCTGATATTGCTGTAGATGCAGGTTTAGCTGGTGGCTTAAGCCTTGAGAGTGGTGATGGTGACTACTTACCGATTGTTAAAGTTGCACCGGTTTACCCTCGCAGAGCACAATCGAGAGGAATTGAAGGGTACGTTATTGTTGAATTTACCGTGTCAAAAAATGGCTCAGTAAAAGATGCTGTTGTGATTGAAGCAAGTCCTGAAAGTATTTTCGATCGTGCGGCGTTAGACGCAGCATTAAAGTTTAAATATAAGCCACGTGTTGTCGACGGTGAGCCGATGGAAGTTGCTGGCGTACAAAATAAAATCAGCTTCGAAATTGACGGTTAG
- a CDS encoding tetratricopeptide repeat protein codes for MAKSTIINASVVAIMLYTFPLLTSGVLNSGHVFAAEAEKRVAKKVPAMRNRVYTQLARAQQIADGGDKILGFEILDEVQDRIEQLNSYEKAMLWNFYGFMYYGNEDLDNAISSFENVIAQEAIPDTLYTSTVYSLAQLAMQQQDYVKALGFLNQWRANNDKVLKSSQHILFAQVHYQNKNYSETLAHVNNALALSKLEGAQPKENWLILQRAAYFELKQPEKVTEVMEELVRLYQKPSYWLQLAGMYGEIGQEQKQLGTMETAWQAGFVTKSSDIVMLAQLYLFNKLPYKAATLLDDAIAQGLVVADEKRIQLLAQAYTMAKEDRKAIPVLVKGAEIADNGFFDEQLAQTYLNTQQWKLAIDSAKLAIKRGGLSNEGNMHLALGMAHFNLQEYGESITAFESAKNHREIAKTATQWANYVEKEQSNKQRLTMN; via the coding sequence ATGGCTAAATCTACAATAATTAACGCGTCAGTCGTTGCCATAATGCTATACACATTTCCTTTATTAACAAGTGGTGTGCTAAACAGCGGACATGTTTTTGCGGCAGAAGCTGAAAAACGCGTCGCTAAAAAAGTGCCCGCGATGAGGAATCGGGTTTATACGCAATTGGCAAGGGCGCAGCAAATTGCCGATGGCGGCGATAAAATTCTTGGCTTTGAAATTCTTGACGAAGTGCAAGATCGTATTGAACAACTAAACAGTTACGAGAAAGCTATGCTATGGAACTTTTATGGTTTCATGTATTACGGTAACGAAGATTTAGATAATGCCATCAGCAGTTTTGAAAATGTTATCGCACAAGAAGCAATTCCGGATACTTTGTACACCTCTACTGTATATTCGTTGGCTCAGTTAGCAATGCAACAACAAGACTATGTAAAGGCGCTGGGTTTTCTTAATCAGTGGCGTGCGAACAATGACAAAGTGTTAAAATCAAGTCAGCATATTTTGTTTGCACAAGTTCATTATCAAAACAAAAACTATAGTGAAACGTTGGCACATGTTAACAATGCGCTTGCGCTCTCTAAACTTGAAGGTGCTCAGCCTAAAGAGAATTGGTTAATTTTGCAAAGAGCGGCTTATTTTGAGCTCAAGCAACCAGAAAAAGTAACTGAAGTGATGGAAGAATTGGTTCGATTATATCAAAAGCCAAGTTACTGGTTACAGCTTGCTGGCATGTACGGTGAAATAGGCCAAGAGCAAAAACAGCTTGGGACTATGGAAACAGCATGGCAAGCGGGCTTTGTCACCAAATCGAGTGATATTGTTATGCTTGCTCAATTGTACTTGTTTAATAAGCTACCTTATAAAGCCGCTACGCTATTAGATGATGCCATAGCGCAAGGCTTAGTTGTCGCAGACGAGAAGCGTATTCAGCTATTGGCTCAGGCATATACCATGGCCAAAGAAGATCGGAAAGCAATTCCTGTTTTAGTCAAAGGTGCCGAAATAGCGGATAACGGATTTTTTGATGAGCAACTGGCTCAAACCTATCTAAATACGCAACAATGGAAGCTAGCCATTGATAGTGCCAAATTAGCGATCAAACGTGGTGGTTTGTCTAACGAAGGTAACATGCACTTAGCTTTGGGCATGGCACACTTTAATTTGCAAGAGTATGGAGAGTCTATTACTGCTTTTGAGTCAGCTAAAAATCACCGAGAAATCGCTAAAACAGCTACCCAGTGGGCTAACTACGTAGAAAAAGAACAGAGTAATAAACAGCGTTTAACAATGAATTGA
- a CDS encoding HlyC/CorC family transporter, translating to MDSISTSVLFIILSILIFISAYFSGSETGMMSLNRYRLKHLEKQKHKGAKRVSRLLERPDRLIGLILIGNNLVNIAASAIATIIGMRLLGDVGVVYATFILTLVVLIFAEVTPKTLAALYPEKVAFPSSIILGALLKLLYPVVVMVNAITNGFLSLLGISSEQREQHSLSTEELRTVVNESSAFLPERDQNMLVGILDLENVTVEDIMIPRSELVGIDINDDWKKIQKQLTQSNHTRVLLYRDSIDDVVGYVHVRDALKLLSKNQFTKATLIRAVRELYFIPEGTPLNTQLLKFQHAKERLGIVVDEYGDIQGLVTLEDILEEIVGDFTTTMTPTPSDEVHRQPDGTYLIDGSATIRDINKEMSWHLPTDGPKTLNGLIVEYLEDIPQAKMSVRIAGYPVEIVDVRDNMIKTVRVIPEYISRENP from the coding sequence TTGGACAGCATTTCAACTAGTGTGCTTTTTATAATATTAAGCATACTCATTTTTATTTCTGCTTATTTTTCAGGCTCAGAAACCGGTATGATGTCGCTTAATCGTTATCGATTAAAGCATCTTGAAAAACAAAAACATAAAGGCGCCAAGCGGGTTAGTAGACTGCTGGAACGTCCAGACAGGCTGATTGGCTTAATTTTAATCGGTAATAATCTAGTCAACATTGCAGCATCTGCCATTGCCACTATCATCGGCATGCGTTTGTTAGGTGATGTAGGGGTTGTTTACGCAACTTTTATACTGACACTGGTTGTACTGATTTTTGCTGAAGTCACACCAAAAACCCTCGCGGCACTATATCCTGAGAAAGTTGCATTTCCGAGCTCAATAATCCTTGGCGCTTTACTTAAATTGCTTTACCCCGTTGTGGTGATGGTCAATGCGATCACCAATGGTTTTTTGTCTCTTTTAGGGATCAGCTCTGAACAACGTGAGCAACATAGCTTGAGTACAGAAGAGTTAAGAACTGTGGTAAATGAATCAAGCGCCTTTTTACCCGAGCGTGATCAAAATATGCTGGTTGGTATTCTAGATTTAGAAAATGTCACCGTCGAAGACATCATGATCCCTCGAAGTGAGTTAGTAGGCATTGATATAAATGATGATTGGAAAAAAATACAAAAACAATTAACACAATCTAATCACACGCGCGTGCTTCTTTATCGAGACAGTATTGATGACGTGGTGGGTTACGTTCATGTCAGAGACGCACTTAAACTATTGTCAAAAAACCAATTTACTAAAGCTACATTAATTCGTGCCGTCAGAGAGCTATACTTCATCCCAGAAGGTACGCCTTTGAATACTCAACTGCTTAAATTCCAGCATGCAAAAGAAAGGTTAGGCATTGTGGTTGACGAATATGGTGACATACAGGGATTGGTAACACTAGAAGACATTCTAGAGGAGATTGTAGGCGACTTTACGACGACGATGACACCTACTCCTAGCGATGAGGTCCACAGACAGCCAGATGGCACCTATTTGATTGATGGCAGTGCGACAATTCGAGACATAAATAAAGAGATGTCTTGGCATTTACCCACAGACGGCCCGAAGACGCTAAACGGCTTGATAGTTGAATACCTTGAAGATATTCCACAAGCAAAAATGAGTGTCCGTATCGCTGGATATCCGGTTGAAATCGTAGACGTTCGAGATAATATGATTAAAACTGTTAGAGTCATCCCTGAGTACATATCACGAGAAAACCCTTAA
- a CDS encoding cytochrome C assembly family protein, which produces MTFIQMTTLIAAICYFAATFSIVSRLFHEKGPRHILVLFFACCAIIPHVLITTNLLFTAEQVNFNLPNVVTLVSLVITLLITLSALKYRINLLMPVTYGFAGTWVLATLFMPEVSSLPLTAGKIGLVTHITFSLIAYCVLVIACLYSFQVAYINMKLKEKNLAVLNHLPPLMLVERQLFIILGIGTLCLLTTEITGIIFIDAFFSKTSAHKTILSLVALIMYCVILWGHFRKGWRGHRVLTLTVVATAILTLSYFGSRFVKEFLL; this is translated from the coding sequence GTGACTTTTATCCAAATGACTACATTGATTGCGGCAATTTGCTATTTTGCAGCAACCTTCTCAATTGTTTCCCGATTGTTTCATGAGAAAGGTCCTCGACACATACTCGTCTTATTTTTTGCTTGCTGTGCCATCATTCCGCATGTGTTGATAACAACAAACTTATTGTTCACAGCAGAGCAAGTGAATTTCAATCTACCGAATGTCGTGACCTTAGTATCATTGGTGATTACACTACTAATCACGTTGTCTGCATTAAAATATAGAATTAATTTACTAATGCCAGTGACCTACGGTTTTGCCGGCACTTGGGTACTAGCGACGTTATTTATGCCGGAGGTATCTTCCCTTCCACTTACCGCAGGTAAAATTGGCCTTGTAACACATATTACTTTTTCATTAATAGCCTATTGTGTGCTCGTTATTGCTTGTTTATACAGCTTTCAGGTGGCATACATAAATATGAAGTTGAAAGAAAAAAATCTAGCCGTATTAAATCACTTACCTCCATTAATGCTAGTAGAACGCCAACTCTTTATTATTTTGGGGATTGGTACTTTATGCCTATTAACGACTGAAATAACCGGAATAATTTTTATCGATGCATTTTTTTCAAAAACGAGTGCGCATAAAACGATACTATCATTAGTAGCATTAATCATGTATTGCGTCATACTTTGGGGACATTTCAGAAAAGGGTGGCGTGGACATAGAGTGTTAACTTTGACGGTAGTAGCCACAGCAATACTAACATTGTCATACTTTGGTAGTAGATTTGTGAAAGAGTTTCTCTTGTAA